The Narcine bancroftii isolate sNarBan1 chromosome 11, sNarBan1.hap1, whole genome shotgun sequence genome has a window encoding:
- the LOC138746287 gene encoding poly(U)-specific endoribonuclease-like isoform X1, whose protein sequence is MLFCFETRALPIIPPTDITALTVRDAVVVLIMNHDLSKILNELWKVDENRLSPGVDYQISVQGKASYVPAGSTNARDCARRPLFSYVNEERLQTIKSFAAFIALLDNYEMSTGIAEVVTPEERAENNLFLDAILETKVMKLAHQYLASQNLTSANPQEFKEHLYDIWFELYSRGGSRGRDSSGFEHVFVGETKRGKEIMGLHNWVQFYLQEKRNHIDYKGFVARKNKNKPDEDDHVLNLQFSWKEMVKPVGSSFIGVSPEFEFALYTICFLLSDARGSRELVMVDEYHLQIVVYRHGKYIGTSYPVLLSNNNTPLE, encoded by the exons atgttGTTTTGCTTTGAGACGAGAGCATTACCCATAATTCCACCCACCGACATTACAGCTCTGACAGTGAGGGACGCAGTTGTTGT GCTCATCATGAATCACGATCTGTCGAAGATACTGAACGAGCTTTGGAAAGTGGATGAAAACCGTCTCAGTCCTGGAGTGGATTACCAGATCTCAGTGCAG GGCAAGGCCTCCTATGTCCCTGCGGGCAGCACCAATGCTCGGGACTGTGCACGCCGGCCTCTATTCTCCTATGTAAATGAGGAACGTTTGCAGACAATAAAATCCTTTGCAG CGTTTATTGCCCTGCTGGATAACTACGAAATGTCAACGGGAATTGCCGAGGTGGTGACCCCGGAGGAACGGGCGGAAAACAATCTCTTTCTTGATGCGATTCTGGAAACTAAAGTCATGAAG CTGGCTCACCAATACCTCGCCAGTCAAAACCTAACATCAGCCAATCCACAGGAATTCAAGGAGCACCTGTACGACATCTGGTTTGAACTGTACTCCAGAGGAGGCAGCCGTGG GCGGGACTCCTCAGGCTTTGAGCATGTGTTTGTTGGAGAGACCAAGCGAGGAAAGGAGATCATGGGACTCCACAACTGGGTCCAGTTCTACCTCCAGGAGAAACGGAACCACATTGATTACAAAGGCTTTGTGGCACGCAAAAACAAGAACAAG CCTGATGAAGATGATCATGTCTTGAACCTGCAGTTCAGCTGGAAGGAGATGGTGAAGCCTGTGGGCAGCTCCTTCATCGGGGTAAGCCCGGAGTTCGAGTTTGCTCTCTACACCATCTGCTTCCTCCTGTCGGATGCCAGGGGCTCACGAGAGCTGGTGATGGTGGATGAATACCACCTGCAAATCGTGGTGTATCGTCATGGCAAATACATCGGAACTTCGTACCCCGTCCTGCTTAGCAACAACAACACCCCTTTGGAATGA
- the LOC138746287 gene encoding poly(U)-specific endoribonuclease-like isoform X2, translated as MNHDLSKILNELWKVDENRLSPGVDYQISVQGKASYVPAGSTNARDCARRPLFSYVNEERLQTIKSFAAFIALLDNYEMSTGIAEVVTPEERAENNLFLDAILETKVMKLAHQYLASQNLTSANPQEFKEHLYDIWFELYSRGGSRGRDSSGFEHVFVGETKRGKEIMGLHNWVQFYLQEKRNHIDYKGFVARKNKNKPDEDDHVLNLQFSWKEMVKPVGSSFIGVSPEFEFALYTICFLLSDARGSRELVMVDEYHLQIVVYRHGKYIGTSYPVLLSNNNTPLE; from the exons ATGAATCACGATCTGTCGAAGATACTGAACGAGCTTTGGAAAGTGGATGAAAACCGTCTCAGTCCTGGAGTGGATTACCAGATCTCAGTGCAG GGCAAGGCCTCCTATGTCCCTGCGGGCAGCACCAATGCTCGGGACTGTGCACGCCGGCCTCTATTCTCCTATGTAAATGAGGAACGTTTGCAGACAATAAAATCCTTTGCAG CGTTTATTGCCCTGCTGGATAACTACGAAATGTCAACGGGAATTGCCGAGGTGGTGACCCCGGAGGAACGGGCGGAAAACAATCTCTTTCTTGATGCGATTCTGGAAACTAAAGTCATGAAG CTGGCTCACCAATACCTCGCCAGTCAAAACCTAACATCAGCCAATCCACAGGAATTCAAGGAGCACCTGTACGACATCTGGTTTGAACTGTACTCCAGAGGAGGCAGCCGTGG GCGGGACTCCTCAGGCTTTGAGCATGTGTTTGTTGGAGAGACCAAGCGAGGAAAGGAGATCATGGGACTCCACAACTGGGTCCAGTTCTACCTCCAGGAGAAACGGAACCACATTGATTACAAAGGCTTTGTGGCACGCAAAAACAAGAACAAG CCTGATGAAGATGATCATGTCTTGAACCTGCAGTTCAGCTGGAAGGAGATGGTGAAGCCTGTGGGCAGCTCCTTCATCGGGGTAAGCCCGGAGTTCGAGTTTGCTCTCTACACCATCTGCTTCCTCCTGTCGGATGCCAGGGGCTCACGAGAGCTGGTGATGGTGGATGAATACCACCTGCAAATCGTGGTGTATCGTCATGGCAAATACATCGGAACTTCGTACCCCGTCCTGCTTAGCAACAACAACACCCCTTTGGAATGA